Proteins encoded in a region of the Salminus brasiliensis chromosome 2, fSalBra1.hap2, whole genome shotgun sequence genome:
- the lyrm5a gene encoding LYR motif-containing protein 5A yields MSNPLRGEVIRLYKNLLYLGREYPKGAAYFRERLKTAFMKNKDETDPAKIRKLVDRGEFVIKELEALYFLRKYRAMKKRYYDPEH; encoded by the exons ATGAGCAACCCACTGAGGGGAGAAGTTATCAGACTGTACAAGAAT CTCCTCTATCTTGGAAGGGAATACCCAAAAGGTGCTGCTTACTTCAGAGAGCGTTTAAAAACAGCCTTTATGAAAAACAAAGATGAGACCGACCCTGCGAAGATCCGAAAGCTGGTTGACCGAGGGGAGTTTGTGATTAAAGAACTGGAGGCCCTTTATTTTCTTAGAAAATACAGAGCCATGAAGAAGCGCTATTACGACCCAGAGCACTGA